A genomic stretch from Achromobacter spanius includes:
- a CDS encoding ABC transporter ATP-binding protein, which produces MSLLQIQGLTASYDRSPVLHDVSLDVPQGGFIAVVGANTAGKSTLLRCVSGLLDKVSGSIVFDGHDILRLPPHRIPELGIAHVPEGRHVFPEMTVEENLYLGGYTRRRDGAALKRGCDEVYALFPRLLERRRQAAGTLSGGEQQMVAFGRALMLKPRLLLLDEPSHGLAPKVVEEMHQAMIDIHRSGLTILLVEQNTRLALSVAEHAYVLQSGAMVLSGPSHALMEDSRVREAYLGL; this is translated from the coding sequence ATGAGCCTGTTGCAGATTCAGGGGCTGACCGCCTCTTACGACCGCAGCCCGGTCCTGCACGACGTGTCGCTGGACGTGCCGCAAGGCGGCTTCATCGCGGTGGTGGGTGCCAATACCGCGGGCAAGAGCACGCTGCTGCGCTGCGTATCGGGCTTGCTGGACAAGGTCAGCGGCAGCATCGTCTTCGACGGGCACGACATCCTGCGCCTGCCGCCGCACCGCATTCCCGAGCTGGGCATCGCCCATGTTCCGGAAGGCCGCCATGTTTTCCCCGAGATGACCGTGGAAGAAAACCTCTACCTGGGCGGCTACACCCGCCGCCGTGACGGCGCGGCCCTCAAACGCGGCTGCGACGAGGTCTATGCCTTGTTTCCCCGGCTACTGGAGCGCCGTCGGCAGGCCGCCGGCACCTTGTCGGGCGGCGAGCAGCAAATGGTGGCGTTCGGCCGCGCGCTGATGCTCAAGCCCCGGCTGCTGCTGCTGGACGAGCCCAGCCACGGTCTGGCGCCCAAGGTGGTCGAGGAAATGCACCAGGCCATGATCGACATCCACCGCAGCGGGCTGACCATTTTGCTGGTGGAACAGAACACGCGGCTGGCGTTGTCGGTGGCAGAACACGCTTACGTGCTGCAATCCGGCGCGATGGTGCTGTCCGGCCCCAGCCACGCGCTGATGGAAGACAGCCGCGTGCGCGAAGCGTACCTGGGGCTGTAG
- a CDS encoding branched-chain amino acid ABC transporter permease → MNRQLLPWALLLAVALAAPWLMEDQGYAIRVVTLVLLFAAMGQSWNIVGGLANQISLGHAAFFGLGAYTSTLLLMRYGISPWLGIVAAMAVAAVAGALLSLPTMRLRGHYFALATLAFGEVLRAIANTWASVTGGPVGLSIPFAEGWAQMQFKSSIPYYYLMLGAAIITSVVFALISRSRLGYRLRAVKANPQAAEVIGVNTAQTRILAAVVSAALMGACGTLYAQFIYFFDPDTVFSLVGVSVRVALICIIGGVGTVAGPLIGALVIIPLEEVFNDWLSGHTAGVSQLAFGLILIAIILIEPRGLSALWTRLRNLKRGQHA, encoded by the coding sequence ATGAATCGACAACTCCTGCCTTGGGCGCTGCTGCTTGCGGTGGCGCTGGCGGCTCCCTGGCTGATGGAAGACCAGGGCTATGCCATACGCGTAGTGACGCTGGTGCTGCTGTTCGCGGCGATGGGCCAATCGTGGAATATCGTGGGCGGCCTGGCCAACCAGATCTCGTTGGGCCATGCGGCCTTCTTCGGCCTGGGCGCGTATACGTCCACTCTGCTGCTGATGCGCTATGGCATTTCACCCTGGCTGGGCATCGTGGCCGCAATGGCGGTGGCGGCGGTGGCCGGCGCGCTGCTCAGCCTGCCCACCATGCGGCTGCGCGGGCATTACTTCGCGCTGGCAACGCTGGCGTTTGGCGAAGTGCTGCGCGCCATCGCCAATACCTGGGCGTCCGTCACGGGCGGGCCGGTGGGCCTGTCCATTCCGTTTGCCGAAGGCTGGGCGCAGATGCAGTTCAAGTCCAGCATTCCGTACTACTACCTGATGCTGGGGGCCGCCATCATCACGTCCGTGGTCTTTGCGCTGATCAGCCGGTCGCGGCTAGGCTACCGCCTGCGCGCGGTGAAGGCCAACCCGCAAGCGGCGGAAGTGATCGGCGTGAACACCGCGCAAACGCGCATCCTGGCCGCCGTGGTGTCCGCCGCGCTGATGGGCGCCTGCGGCACGCTGTACGCGCAGTTCATCTACTTCTTCGACCCGGACACGGTGTTCTCGCTGGTGGGCGTGTCGGTGCGCGTGGCGCTCATCTGCATCATCGGCGGCGTGGGCACGGTGGCGGGGCCGCTGATCGGCGCGCTGGTCATCATTCCGTTGGAAGAGGTGTTCAACGATTGGCTGTCGGGCCACACGGCCGGCGTGTCGCAGTTGGCGTTTGGCCTGATCCTGATCGCCATCATCCTGATCGAGCCGCGCGGCCTGTCGGCACTGTGGACGCGGCTGCGCAACCTGAAGCGGGGCCAGCATGCCTGA
- a CDS encoding ABC transporter substrate-binding protein — protein MKSNPKQAVHPAVVRHGRREFVAGLGAAALAASLPGMARAAPAEINVGVILPLSGANAQFGINSRQGLELAADEINAAGGIKSLGGAKLKLIIADATSQPTTAATVAQRLITQNRCVAIIGAYASSLTLAVSEVTERRGIPLLTMSFSDMLTERGFKHIFQVVSKGSVLGRAQYDYAASVVAGASDIKKIALLYEDTAYGTSQAVGVRNAAKAAGAQIVLDEAYPLGITDVTPLISKLRGSDAQIVFPISYLNDSLLIIRVMRQQRLTVPVVGGAAGYVIPDFARALGQYAQAVLSIAPANYDQAPEYTERYRKRFGTFMPHEALEHAVCAGVLAAALEVAASDKPEAVTKALRAQKYDQGWAGVMSGGGVHFDAKGLNTLAQPVMVQWQNNELVSVWPQALAKGRVISAT, from the coding sequence ATGAAAAGCAACCCCAAACAGGCCGTGCACCCCGCAGTCGTACGCCACGGGCGCCGGGAATTTGTCGCTGGGCTGGGCGCCGCCGCGCTGGCGGCCTCGCTGCCGGGCATGGCACGGGCGGCACCGGCCGAGATCAATGTCGGCGTCATCCTGCCGCTATCCGGCGCCAACGCGCAGTTCGGCATCAATTCCCGCCAGGGGCTGGAATTGGCCGCGGACGAGATCAACGCGGCCGGCGGCATCAAGTCGCTGGGTGGCGCCAAGCTCAAGCTGATCATCGCGGACGCCACCTCGCAGCCCACCACCGCCGCCACCGTGGCACAGCGCCTGATCACGCAGAACCGCTGCGTGGCGATCATTGGCGCGTACGCCTCGTCGTTGACGCTGGCGGTGTCGGAGGTGACCGAACGCCGTGGCATCCCGCTGTTGACCATGTCGTTCTCGGACATGCTCACCGAGCGCGGCTTCAAGCACATCTTCCAGGTGGTGTCCAAGGGCTCGGTGCTGGGCCGCGCTCAGTACGATTACGCCGCGTCGGTCGTGGCGGGCGCGTCAGACATCAAGAAGATCGCGCTGCTGTACGAAGACACCGCCTATGGCACCTCGCAGGCGGTGGGCGTGCGCAACGCGGCCAAGGCGGCCGGCGCCCAGATCGTGCTGGACGAGGCCTATCCGCTGGGCATCACCGACGTGACGCCGCTGATCAGCAAACTGCGCGGCTCCGACGCGCAGATCGTGTTCCCCATTTCGTATCTAAACGACAGCCTGTTGATCATCCGCGTGATGCGCCAGCAACGGCTGACGGTGCCCGTGGTGGGCGGCGCGGCGGGCTACGTAATTCCCGACTTCGCCCGCGCGTTGGGCCAGTACGCGCAGGCGGTGCTGTCGATTGCGCCGGCCAACTACGACCAGGCGCCCGAATACACCGAACGCTATCGCAAGCGCTTCGGCACCTTCATGCCGCACGAAGCGCTGGAACACGCCGTGTGCGCGGGGGTGCTGGCCGCGGCGCTGGAGGTGGCGGCGTCCGACAAGCCCGAGGCAGTGACCAAGGCGTTGCGTGCGCAGAAGTACGACCAGGGCTGGGCGGGCGTGATGTCGGGCGGCGGCGTGCATTTCGACGCCAAGGGCCTGAACACGCTGGCCCAGCCCGTCATGGTGCAGTGGCAGAACAACGAACTGGTGTCGGTCTGGCCGCAGGCTTTGGCCAAGGGTCGAGTCATCAGCGCCACTTGA
- a CDS encoding ABC transporter ATP-binding protein, with translation MPDILKVSNIQRRFGGLKAVDDVSFSVARGDILGLIGPNGAGKTTVFNLLMGLYASQGGRIELEGRDVNGLRPHQIAALGMTKTFQNVALFPEMTVLDNVLVGGLLRHDVPRARQVARDSLDRVGLSAIAAKPAGELSFPEQARVELARALCTDPRVFLLDEVMAALNEAEMDTMLDLIRTLRDESGISFIVVEHHMRAIMRLCNRILVLSFGQKIAEGSPAEIAANPTVIEVYLGKSMEHVEASA, from the coding sequence ATGCCTGACATCCTGAAAGTCTCGAACATCCAGCGCCGCTTCGGCGGCCTGAAGGCGGTGGACGACGTGTCGTTCAGCGTGGCGCGCGGCGACATCCTGGGCCTGATCGGGCCGAACGGCGCCGGCAAGACCACGGTGTTCAACCTGCTGATGGGTTTGTACGCCAGCCAGGGCGGGCGCATCGAACTGGAAGGCCGCGACGTCAACGGCCTGCGGCCCCACCAGATCGCGGCGCTGGGCATGACCAAGACCTTCCAGAACGTCGCGCTGTTTCCCGAGATGACGGTGCTGGACAACGTGCTGGTGGGCGGCCTGCTGCGCCACGACGTGCCACGTGCCCGCCAGGTAGCGCGCGACAGCCTGGACCGCGTGGGCCTGTCCGCCATTGCCGCCAAGCCCGCCGGCGAACTGTCGTTTCCCGAACAGGCGCGGGTGGAACTGGCGCGCGCGCTGTGTACCGACCCCAGGGTGTTCCTGCTGGACGAGGTGATGGCCGCGCTGAACGAAGCCGAGATGGACACCATGCTGGACCTGATCCGCACGCTGCGCGATGAATCCGGCATCAGCTTCATCGTGGTGGAACATCACATGCGCGCCATCATGCGGTTATGTAACCGCATCCTGGTGCTGTCGTTCGGGCAGAAGATCGCCGAGGGCAGCCCGGCCGAGATCGCGGCGAACCCCACGGTGATCGAGGTGTACCTGGGCAAGTCGATGGAACACGTGGAGGCCAGCGCATGA
- a CDS encoding branched-chain amino acid ABC transporter permease, which translates to MQFLQALVDGILLGGVYAVISIGLTLVFGVVSIVNFAQAEFLMVGMFVAYFAWKLLGLDPLVGSLLSFAVAFVLGVLTQKFLINRVMKAPAVAQIFLTVGLLIVMENLALILFGSEFRSVQTPYQMTALAVGPILFSAPYLLAFVVASVAGLTLWWVLKKTWWGMAVRATAQDPMAARLSGISTHRVHQLAFGLGVGLTALGGGIILPYLTASTTVGAQFSVLMFTAVVLGGLGSVLGAVVGGVAVGVIQSLSSLVLPMQLQNLVLFVIFILVLAVRPEGLLKRAA; encoded by the coding sequence ATGCAATTCTTGCAGGCGCTGGTGGACGGCATTCTGCTGGGCGGCGTTTACGCGGTGATCTCGATTGGGCTGACGCTCGTCTTCGGGGTGGTGTCCATCGTCAACTTCGCCCAGGCAGAATTCCTGATGGTGGGCATGTTCGTGGCGTACTTCGCCTGGAAGCTGCTGGGGCTGGACCCGTTGGTGGGGTCGCTGCTGTCATTCGCCGTGGCCTTCGTGCTGGGCGTGCTGACGCAGAAGTTCCTGATCAACCGGGTGATGAAGGCGCCCGCCGTGGCGCAGATTTTCCTGACGGTGGGCTTGCTGATCGTCATGGAAAACCTGGCGCTGATCCTGTTCGGATCAGAGTTCCGCTCGGTGCAAACGCCCTACCAGATGACCGCGCTGGCCGTGGGCCCCATTCTGTTCAGCGCGCCGTATCTGCTGGCTTTCGTGGTGGCGTCGGTAGCCGGGCTGACGCTGTGGTGGGTGCTGAAGAAAACCTGGTGGGGCATGGCCGTGCGCGCCACCGCCCAAGACCCGATGGCCGCGCGGCTGTCGGGCATCTCCACCCACCGCGTGCATCAGTTGGCCTTTGGCCTGGGCGTGGGGCTGACGGCCCTGGGCGGCGGCATCATCCTGCCGTATCTCACGGCGTCCACCACCGTGGGCGCGCAGTTCAGCGTGCTGATGTTCACGGCGGTGGTGCTGGGCGGCCTGGGCAGCGTGCTGGGCGCGGTGGTGGGCGGTGTGGCGGTGGGCGTGATCCAGTCGCTGTCGTCGCTGGTGCTGCCCATGCAGTTGCAGAACCTGGTGCTGTTCGTCATCTTCATTCTGGTCCTGGCCGTGCGCCCGGAAGGTCTTTTGAAAAGGGCCGCATGA
- a CDS encoding GntR family transcriptional regulator — MPTPTGAIFEKPTTLRTRVEEYLRGAIMDGHIKGGERLREVELCEQLSISRSTLREALRTLEAERLISIEPHRGPTVVRITEKAAHDLYALRALLEGFAAHEFARLASDADVDRLRKAVDALHRQAKGSNKSALLAAKRDFYDVLLSGCDNDLIKDMLPGLLSRINLLRATSFARPDRLPESMAEIDDIYERIRARDPQGAQAAAQSHIVNAERTALDVLRRQQEEASTREGDRPGTEGRGGPGTAG; from the coding sequence ATGCCCACCCCCACCGGTGCGATTTTCGAGAAGCCCACCACCCTGCGCACCCGCGTCGAGGAATATCTGCGCGGCGCCATCATGGACGGCCACATCAAGGGCGGTGAACGCCTGCGCGAAGTGGAGCTCTGTGAGCAACTGAGCATCAGCCGCAGCACGCTGCGCGAGGCCCTGCGCACCCTGGAGGCCGAAAGGCTGATTTCCATCGAACCCCATCGTGGTCCCACGGTGGTGCGCATCACTGAAAAGGCGGCGCACGACCTGTATGCCCTGCGCGCGCTGCTGGAAGGCTTTGCCGCGCACGAGTTCGCGCGCCTGGCCAGCGATGCCGACGTTGACCGGCTGCGCAAGGCCGTCGATGCGCTGCACCGCCAGGCCAAGGGCAGCAACAAGTCGGCCCTGCTGGCCGCCAAGCGCGATTTCTACGACGTGCTGCTGTCGGGCTGTGACAACGACCTGATCAAGGACATGCTGCCGGGGCTGCTGTCACGCATCAACCTGCTGCGCGCCACCTCGTTCGCGCGCCCCGACCGGCTGCCGGAAAGCATGGCCGAAATCGACGACATCTACGAGCGCATCCGTGCTCGGGACCCACAAGGCGCCCAAGCGGCCGCACAGAGCCATATCGTGAACGCGGAACGCACCGCGCTCGACGTGCTCAGGCGCCAACAAGAGGAGGCATCAACCCGTGAAGGCGACCGTCCAGGAACTGAGGGCCGTGGCGGCCCTGGCACAGCAGGATAG